One region of Eupeodes corollae chromosome 1, idEupCoro1.1, whole genome shotgun sequence genomic DNA includes:
- the LOC129938637 gene encoding COP9 signalosome complex subunit 2 yields MSDNDDDFMCEDDEDYGLEYSEDSNSEPDVDLENQYYNSKALKEDEPKAALASFQKVLDLENGEKGEWGFKALKQMIKINFKLNNYEEMMVRYKQLLTYIKSAVTRNHSEKSINSILDYISTSKNMELLQNFYETTLDALKDAKNDRLWFKTNTKLGKLYFDRNDFGKLQKILKQLHQSCQTDDGEDDLKKGTQLLEIYALEIQMYTVQKNNKKLKALYEQSLHIKSAIPHPLIMGVIRECGGKMHLREGEFEKAHTDFFEAFKNYDESGSPRRTTCLKYLVLANMLMKSGINPFDSQEAKPYKNDPEILAMTNLVVSYQNNDINEFESILRINRNNIMADPFIREHIEDLLRNIRTQVLIKLIRPYKNIAIPFIANALNIEPAEVESLLVSCILDNTIQGRIDQVNQVLQLDKENSCAARYNAKDKWSNQIQSLQLAVINKMA; encoded by the exons ATGTCTGACAATGATGATGATTTCATGTGCGAGGATGATGAGGACTACGGATTA gaatactCTGAAGATAGCAATTCCGAACCTGATGTTGAtctcgaaaatcaatattacaATAGCAAAGCCCTAAAAGAAGATGAACCAAAAGCTGCTTTGGCTTCGTTTCAAAAAGTCCTTGATCTTGAAAATGGCGAAAAAGGTGAATGGGGTTTTAAGGCTTTGAAACAAATGATCAAGATAAACTTTAAGCTG AATAACTATGAAGAGATGATGGTTCGATATAAGCAACTTCTTACTTACATTAAAAGCGCTGTCACCCGCAATCATTCGGAGAAGTCAATCAATTCAATCCTAGATTATATATCCACAtcgaaaaat atGGAACTCCTTCAAAATTTCTACGAAACAACATTGGATGCTTTGAAAGATGCCAaaaatgatcgtttatggtttaAAACAAACACCAAACTGGGTAAACTCTATTTCGACCGCAATGACTTtggtaaattacaaaaaatcctCAAACAACTTCATCAATCTTGTCAG ACCGATGATGGTGAAGATGATCTTAAGAAAGGAACTCAACTACTTGAGATTTATGCTCTggaaattcaaatgtacactGTACAAAAGAATAACAAGAAACTTAAAGCTCTCTATGAACAATCCCTGCACATCAAATCAGCCATACCGCATCCCCTGATTATGGGTGTTATTCGAGAATGCGGCGGGAAGATGCATTTGCGAGAGGGTGAATTCGAAAAAGCACACACCGATTTCTTTGAGGCTTTTAAGAACTACGATGAATCGGGCTCACCTAGACGAACTACCTGTTTGAAGTATCTTGTCTTGGCTAATAT GTTAATGAAATCGGGCATAAATCCTTTCGACTCACAAGAAGCTAAACCATATAAAAATGATCCTGAAATTCTAGCAATGACTAATTTGGTTGTTTCGTATCAAAATAATGATATCAATGAATTTGAATCAATTCTACGAATTAATCGCAATAATATTATGGCCGATCCATTTATTCGGGAGCATATTGAAGACTTGCTACGAAACATCCGTACGCAGGTGTTGATTAAATTGATACGACCATACAAGAATATTGCAATACCTTTTATTGCGAATGCTTTAAATATTGAACCGGCTGAAGTTGAGAGTTTATTGGTGTCATGCATCCTAGATAA CACAATTCAAGGTAGAATCGATCAGGTAAATCAAGTTCTCCAATTGGATAAGGAAAATAGTTGTGCAGCTCGTTACAATGCCAAGGATAAATGGTCGAATCAAATTCAATCCCTGCAATTGGCTGTCATCAATAAAATGGCTTAA